GAATGGCGAACGATTCCGGGTCGACATCGTCACCAAAGGCGTTCACTCGCTAATCCAGTCTGAAGTCGGGGAGCTTGGAAGGACAAAGGTCTCAGAGCTCCAGGCCGGCGAGGGCGGGTGCAGGATCCCGCGAGGTGTCGATCTCGACAAGTTCTGGGGGCTCACAGAAGATGCCTTGAAGCGCGCAGACGCTGTCAGTCCGATGCCGCAGGTCTCGCGGGAAGATTTAGAAAAAGACGGCGTCTTTGTGGGAATAGACTAATTCCTGTGGTGCAGAATGAGCCGGTATAGTAGCCCTAGCCTTCACGTTAACAGTGCTGTCTAGAGGCCTTTAACATAAAGAGAATCATTTCCCAAGCTACACAGAAACCACTGCATCTACAGCTCCCTACAACTGTTCAAACCTGCGCTGAAGAGCTTCAGAAATCTTAGAGTGTTCACGCTTGTGGCCGGCTCTTCCTGCTTCGCAAGAGACTGAGTGAAGATCGCTTCGCCGTCACTCGCCACTGCAGACCTCTTTCCCAACCCTTCCCTCCCATATCGTCATAGACGTCAGGAAAGGCAGCCACATGCAGTCGCCATCCTCGGTTGCGAGCTTAGCCGTGTAAAAAGAGCCGCAGTTTTCGAGAAACATTGCAATTAGCCTTTTACCCACCTAGCGCAGACCAGCCTTCCGCAACAGCGTCTCCAAATGATGCTCTTCAGAGCACGCTAACCTCCGCGCGGAGCGATGGAGATTTGCGGGGTATGACCGTTGCCGCTCATCTTTAGCCAAATGCTTGTTCATCGCCACCACGCCTTGGTGGTGTGGAAGAGAAGGTGGGATCATCCATTTAACGTTGCCAGTTGGATGAATTGCTTTTGGAGCAGCAAGATAGGAAGGTTGTCTATGAGTATGTCTATGTTGCCGCAAATTCCGTTCTCGGCCACGACGAGGTCTACACCCCGGATATATTCAGCGAGCTTATATTGAAGCCAGGAACAACCGCGCCTAGCTTGCTGCATCCGGCATAGTACCGATGCTCGTTTCCCAGCTTAGGGCTGGTGTGCCTTGCCCAGACCAGCGATCACCTGTACGTAGTTCCAATATGCATGGCCTGGCCTGGTTCTTGGGTGGCTTCCACGTTGGCGACCCGGATGAATTGCTTGTCATGCAGGAGGGTGCACTGCCGGGCCCTGGGCGTTGCTTGTCGTGACCAAGCAATGGATCCTGCGAGTATATATACTGCAGGCATACTCAACTACGCATGAGCACCGCACTCACAGCAGCTTCTCTGGTTTCCCAAATAAACCACCGAACATGAAGGTCACTGTCGCCCTTGCCGTTCTCCCTCTGGCACTCGCCTCGCCTACCTATGGCACTCAAAAGCCAAAGCCAGCGCCAGGCCTTGCCGACCTTGCCAAAAAGGCAGGCTTGAAGTACTTTGGCACCGCCATCGACAACGTCGTGCTCGACAACAAGCAGTACACCGACATCGCCTTCAACAAGTCCGAGTTCAACCAAGTCACGCCCGCCAACGGGCAGAAGTGGATGTACATTGAGCCGGTACGCAACGTCTTCAACTACACGCTCGGCGACCAGATCGTAGTCCCCAGCAAGAAAGCCGGGCAGCTGCGGCGCTGCCACAATTTCGTGTGGCACCAGCAACTGCCCACATGGCTGACGAGCCAAAAATGGAGCAAGCAAGAGCTCCTCTCGATCCTGGAGAACCACATCAAGAAGGAAGCGCGCCACTACTACAACGACTGCTACGCATGGGACGTGGTCAATGAGGCCTTCAACGACAACGGCACGTACCGCAGCGACATCTGGCTCGACACCATCGGCCCCAGCTACATCGAGGTCGCGTTCAAGTTCGCGAGGAAGTACACAGCGCCGGGCACGAAACTGTACTACAACGACTACAACATGGAGACGGTTAACAACAAAACGCTCGCGGTGCAAGCGCTGGTCAAAGACTTCCAGGCGCGCAAGATCCCCATCGACGGTATCGGGCTGCAAGCGCACTTCATAACGGGCAGCTCGCCCAGCTACGCCCAGATCCGCGCTGCGCAGCAGCTGTACACGTCGCTAGGGCTGGACACGGCGCTGACGGAGCTCGATGTGCGGACTGCGCTGCCCGACGACGCGGCCAAGCAGGCGACCCAGGCGCAGAACTACGCCGACTCGGTGCGTGCGTGTGTCGACGAGAAGCGCTGTGTCGGCGTCACTGTGTGGGACTTTTGGGACCCCGTCTCTTGGGTCCCCAGCACGTTCCCGGGACAGGGGAATGCGACGCTGTATAATTCGGACTTCAGCCGCAAGCCGGCGTACTATGCTGTTGCGGATGTGCTGAAGGCCGCTGCTAAGTAGGGTGCTGACTGACAAGGGGGGAGGAGAGAAGGTGGATAATGGATTTGGATTCTTCTTGTGTTGATTCGTTGTGCTGTAGGTGTGCTTGTGAGTGTTGAAACAGTGACTGCGTGAACGTGCTCGTGAGTGTTGGAACTGCTTCGTCTAGCCATCAGCAAACGCTAGGTAGGTGCACACTCACGCTACGGTGCCGACCGAATTGGTGGTACTCTCGACGTCTATTCGTATCTACACTTCACCTCGCAATCTACATATTCGCCTGCTTAGCCGTTTCGTCCAGCTTGGTCAGCATGCCCTGGACCTCCTTGACCAGTGCTTTCCTCTGCGCCCTGGCGTCAGGATCCCCATCGGTCTCGACGCCGTCCAGCTTGAAGATGATCTGGGTGAGGATGGTCTCGCTCAGCTTCTTGTACTCAAAGTCGCGCTTGCTCTTCTCCGCGGGCGGGTTGCTCATGAACTGCACGCACAAGGGGACAAACTCGGTGTGGAACTTGCTGGCAATGGCGTCGAGCTTGCCCGTCGGTGTCTGAGGGGTTGCCGCCGGCTTTGGCTGTGGGGGCGCCGACGACGGGCGTGGTGCGCCGCCAATGTGTGAAGGGATGGGAAGATATTCGGAGCCAGCGGGGGCAGCCGAGACGTAGCCTGGTGTCGAGGAGCCCGAGGTGGGCGCTGGGCCCCTCTTCTTGCCCTTCCTGCCGCCGCGTTTCCGAGACTTCTTCTTGCCCGACGAGTTCGCGCCCGAGTCGATGTCGTCAGAGTCGGAGCCTTCGTTGTCGCTCCATTGCGGCACCGTCTCGTCTGCACCGGGGGCGAGGCCACCGGCAGGTGTTTCGCCAACTGTGACGAGGATCTCGCTGCCCGTGCCGTCGCCGCGGAGGCCTTCTTCGCGCGCGGTCCGCTCGTCGAACTTGAGGTTGCGGCCCTTGTGGAACATGCGTATCCGGCGGGCATCGTCGACGCCGAGCTTCTTCGCAGCGGCCTGGCGGACGGTGCCGATCCGCAGATCGCCGTCCCGTATGCTGTGCGCAGGAAAGTGGATGGGGTAGTGTGTCCTCTTCTCCTTGAAGACGATTACGTCCGTCTCGCGCTCAGGGTTCTTGTCGTCCCAGTCGACAATCTCGGGCGCGGTGCCGTTGTTCTTGCGCAGGTCCTCGTTGGTGATGTACGAGAAGTCCGAGTCGTTCACGACGCCCGAGTTGGGAGAGGCGCCCGGGCGGCCAAAGGGCGAGAAGCGGCCGCCCCAGCTGCCGCCGGCGCGAGAGAACCACGACATGGTGACGAAGACTGCCGCGAGGCCGAGGGCAAGGGTGGTGAGATACGAAGGGTCGTCGAAGCGGGGGTGCGTGACAAAGTCGGCAAAGTCGGCCACGCGCAGGGTGTGGAGGATCCTGGTGAGCGTGTCTGTGTCTTGCCTGTCGACGTGGATGGGTGGGACGGTGGTGGAGAGGGCAGGGTGGTTcttgaagaagaggaaggacTTCTTCACGTCGTCGAGGAGGGTGTTGATCGACGCCACGGTGATGGTGAAAGGGAGCGTGTGCCAGTCCTGCAAGCGAAGCAGGCCGGTTCACGCGATCGCAGGTGACGTAGCGGAGCGGGTACAGAGGTGCTGTCTGGCGGTGAGTGGGGTCCGTCAGCTTGCGAGTCGATCGGCAAAATGTTCAAGAACCCTGACAGCGCGGGTACGTACCGAGCACCATCTTGCATGCTGACTAAGACATCTTACATGCTCGATCCAGGCAAACGACCTGAACGATTCACTACTGGCATGTGCAGCTCTGAATAGTGTTGTTTGTCTTGAATATCATCGTTTGTTCTGGATAGTATCGTTTGTTGCGAATAATATCGTTTGTATGAAAACCTTGGTTTCCTACGTTTAGGGAAGATGGTATTGTCTGTCTCAAAGACATCATTGTCTGCCGTGAGGAAATAGCATTGTCTGACGGATAATATTCTGTCTGCCGCGCT
This genomic interval from Ascochyta rabiei chromosome 5, complete sequence contains the following:
- a CDS encoding Endo-1,4-beta-xylanase; protein product: MKVTVALAVLPLALASPTYGTQKPKPAPGLADLAKKAGLKYFGTAIDNVVLDNKQYTDIAFNKSEFNQVTPANGQKWMYIEPVRNVFNYTLGDQIVVPSKKAGQLRRCHNFVWHQQLPTWLTSQKWSKQELLSILENHIKKEARHYYNDCYAWDVVNEAFNDNGTYRSDIWLDTIGPSYIEVAFKFARKYTAPGTKLYYNDYNMETVNNKTLAVQALVKDFQARKIPIDGIGLQAHFITGSSPSYAQIRAAQQLYTSLGLDTALTELDVRTALPDDAAKQATQAQNYADSVRACVDEKRCVGVTVWDFWDPVSWVPSTFPGQGNATLYNSDFSRKPAYYAVADVLKAAAK